The Acidimicrobiales bacterium sequence GGAATCGATCAGCGCCTCCGGCAGCACCCGGGTGTTGGCGACCGCGGTCATGAAGTTCGTGTCGCCCTCCCAGCGGGGAAGCACGTGGACGTGGAGGTGGTCGGGGAAGCCGGCGCCGGCCCCCTTCCCGAGGTTCGCCCCGATGTTCAACCCCATCGGCTCGTACGCGGCGGTGATCGCCTCGCTCGCGAGCCGCACGCCCTGCCAGAGCTCGGCGTGCTCGTCGTCGGTGAGGTCGGCGAGCATCGGCACACCCCGGTTCGGGAGCACCATGACGTGACCGGAGGTGTAGGGATACGCGTTGAGCAGCGCGAAGCAGTGCTCCCCCCGCCAGACGATGAAGGTCTCCTCGTCGGGCTGCGGGCTGGCGAGGATCGCCTCGAAGAGCGTCGACCCCTCCGGAACGGCCACGTTGCGCACCTCCGAACCGGGCTCGCCTTCGATGTAGGCCATGCGCCAGCCGGACCAGAGGTGTTCGACCATCCGTCGCCTCAGACCTTCTTGTCCACCTCGGTGGCGAGGCGGGCGATGAAGTCATCCACGGTGACGTCGCGCTCCGGCTTGTCCTCGCCCCGCTTGTTGACACCGACGGTGTCGGCCGCCACGTCGTCGTCGCCGACGACCAGGACGTAGGGGATCTTCTCGACCTTCCCGTTGCGCACCCGCTTGCCGAGCGGCTCGACGGCACCGACGACGTCGACCCGGAAACCGGCGGCGCGCAGACGCGACGCCACGGCGTCGGCGTGGTCGTCGTGCACCTCGGCCACCGGCAGGATGCGGACCTGGGTCGGCGCGAGCCACGCCGGGAACGCGCCGGCGTAGTGCTCGATGAGCACGCCGAAGAAGCGCTCGATCGACCCCATCAGCGCGCGATGGATCATGACCGGCCGCTTGCGGGTGCCGTCCGACGCCACGTACTCGAGGTCGAACCGCTCCGGCAGGTTGAAGTCGAGTTGGATGGTCGACAGCTGCCAGGAACGGCCGATCGCGTCCTTCACGTCGACGTCGATCTTCGGCCCGTAGAACGCGCCGCCGCCCTCGTCGACCACATAGTCGTGGTCTCCCTGCTCGAGTGCCGCCCGCAGTCCGTCGGTCGCGAGCTCCCAGATCTCGTCGTCGCCCACCGACTTCTCCACCGGGCGGGTCGAGAGCTTCATCTGGAACTCGTCGAAACCGAACGCCCGCAGCACGCTGAGCACGAACTGGAGGGTCGAGTCGACCTCCTCGGCGAAGCCTTCGCGGGTGGTGAAGATGTGGCTGTCGTCCTGGGTGAACCCGCGACTGCGCAGCAGGCCGTGAACCGCACCCGAGAGCTCGTAGCGGTAGACCGCGCCGAGTTCGAACATCCGCAGCGGCAGCTCCCGATAGCTGCGCTGTCGCGAGCGGTAGATCATCACGTGGAACGGGCAGTTCATCGGCTTCGGGTAGTACGTCGCACCGTCCATCTCCATGGGCGGATACATGCCGTCGGCGTAGAAGTCGAGGTGGCCCGAGGTCTCCCAGAGCACCGACTTCGCGATGTGGGGCGACACGACGAACTCGTAGCCGCCGTGCTCGTGACGGTCGCGGCTGTAGTCCTCCATGATCTTGCGGATGAGCGCACCCTTGGGGTGCCACACCGCGAGGCCCGGACCGAGCTCCTCGGGCCAGCTGACGAGATCGAGCTCCTGGGCGAGGCGGCGGTGATCGCGCTTCTCGGCCTCGGCCAGCATCTGGAGGTGGGTCTTCAGCGCCTTCTTGGAGTCCCACGCGGTGCCGTAGATCCGCTGGAGCATCGGACGCGAGACGTCGCCACGCCAGTAGGCGCCGGCGACGGACTGGAGCTTGAAATGGGCGAGCCGTGCGGTGCTCGGCACGTGGGGCCCGGTGCACATGTCTCGGAAGGTGCCGGGGGCGGTGATGTCGCCGTTGGCGTAGTAGCTGATCGAGTCGCCGCTGACCTCGCCCGCGTCCTCACCGGTGACGGCGCCGTCGCGGACCCGTTCGATGATCTCGGCCTTGAAGGGCTCCTCGGCGAAGAACCCGACGGCCTCGTCGAGGCTGAGTTCGTGACGGACGAAGGGCTGATCGGCTTCGACGATCTCGCGCATGCGGGACTCGATGCGTTCGAGATCGTCCTCGGACAGGGTCTGGCCGTCCGGCAACTCGACGTCGTAGTAGAAGCCGTGCTCGATCGGCGGGCCGATCGCGAGTTGGGTGCCGGGATGGAGGTCGACGATCGCCTGCGCCATCACGTGCGCGGTCGAGTGGCGCAGGGTGTGCAGCCCGCTGTCCGATGCCGGCGTGACGATCTCCACCACCGCGCCGTCCGTGAGCACGACATCGAGATCGTGCTCCGTGCCGTCGACGACCGCGATGAGCGCGTCTCGGGCGAGGCCGGGCCCGATGTCGGCTGCGAGGTCGGCGGCGGTGGCACCGGCCGGGAGTTCGCGAGCTGACCCATCGGGAAGGTTGATGGAGATGACGTCGGACATACGCCGCGAAGGTTACCGGGCTGTCCGGCCGGGCCCGTGGGAATTCAGACGGCGGCGGCGCGCAGCACGTCGGCCGACGAGCGTCGCTCGGGCATCTCCGGATCCACGGTGACCTGGAGTGTCTCGGTGGCGGTCTGGGTGCCCTTGGTCGCGTACTCGTTCACATAGTCCTGGCCGGTGAGGGCGCGGATCTCGAACATCACCTCGTCGGTGATCTGCCGCAGGCGCATGCGGGTGTCGGACACCGACTCGCTCGAGGCCGGGTAAATCGGCTTGCCGAAGCGGATCTCGACGGGGCGGAACGGACGGGGCATCGGCACGTCCGGCGGTTGGATGGCGCGGCTGCCGAGGATGCCGACCGGCACGATCGGCGCGCCCGTGCGCAGGGAGAGCCGTGCGGCACCGGTGTGACCCTTGTGGAGATAGCCCGTTCGCGACCGCGTCCCCTCCGGATAGATGCCGAAGAACTCGCCGGCCTCGAGCAGACCGGCCGCGGTGTCGAGGGCGCGGGTGGACGCGTCGCCGCCGCTGCGATCGATCGGGATCATGCCGAGCGCCGGGAAGAGCCGCCGGGTCTTCCAGTCGTCCAGATACTCCGCCTTGCCCACGAAGCAGATCGGTCGGGGAAGGACCGCCGGCAGGAAGAAGGAGTCGATCACCGACGTGTGGTTCGGCGTGAAAATCGCCGGGCCGGTGGCCGGGATGTGCTCCAGACCCGAGGTACGGATCCTCCAGAGTGAGGCGAAGAGCGGACGACAGACGGTGAGGACGGCTCGCTGCATCGCTCGGTGGTCCGACATCAGGCGCCCATCATGACAGATCCACGCCGAGAAGGGCGGCGGCATCGCCGACCCCTTCACCGGCATTCGCGGCGTCGTCCACCACCGCGAGCGCGGCCGGTACGTCGAGGTCGTCGTCGAGGTGGGCCCGCACCTCCTCGAGCGCTCCGGACCCGGGTCCGGCCGCACGCCAGCGGTCCAGTCGCGCCACCGCATCGTCGATCAGTTGATCGCTCCACTGCCAGGGACGCCGGTAGTGATGCGCACCGAGCGCCAACCGGATCGCCATCGGGTCGAAGCGATCACGCAGGTCGTGCACGAACACGAGATTGCCGGTCGACTTCGACATCTTCCGGCCGTCGAGGTGCACCATCGACTGGTGCATCCAGTGCCGCACGAACGGCTCCCCCGTCGCCGCCTCGCTCTGGGCCCGCACACACTCGTGGTGCGGGTAGAGGAGGTCGACGCCGCCGCCGTGCAGGTCGATCGTGGGACCGAGCTCGCGCAGCGCGAGAGCCGAACACTCGACGTGCCAGCCGGGCCGGCCGGGACCCCATCGCGACTCCCAGGCCGGTTCGCCCTCGTCCGAGGGTCGCCACATGATGAAGTCGAGCGGATCCCGCTTGTTCGGGTCGCTCGGGTTCTCCCGCCACTCGACGGCCAGCTGCTGCATCCGATCGCGTCCGAGCCCACCGAGCGAACCGAAGTCCTCGGCCGCCACGGTGTCGAAGTAGACGGTGCCGCCCACGACGTAGCCGAGGCCGCGGTCGAGGATCGACTCGATCACCCCCCGGATGTCGGGGATCGCGCCCGTGGCCCGCGGGGCCGACCACGGTTCGATGGTGTTCAGCGCGGCCATGTCCTCGTCGAAGCGGGCCGTCTCGCCGAAGGCGAGGTCGAGATAGTGGACCCCGCGCCGGGCGGCCGCCGCGAGGATGTCGTCGTCGACGTCGGTGATGTTGCGGACGCAGCGGGTCTCGTGGCCGAGGTCCCGCAGACGGCGCTGCAAGACGTCGTAGGTGACATAAGTGGCGGCGTGCCCGAGATGGGTGGCGTCGTAGGGGGTGATGCCACACACGTACATCGTGACGATCGGGCCCGGTTCGAACGGGACGATCCGGCCGAGATGCGTGTCGTAGAGCTGCATCATCGGACCGAGCGGGTCAGTCGACGTCGTCGTCGATGCCGATCAGCTTCAGCGCGACCCGGGTCTTGTAGCGCACGTTCAGCTGGAGCAGAACGGCGGTGAACGCCTCGATGGCGGTGGCGTTCGAGAGCTCGCCGGCATCGAGCGGTCGCATCCCCGGGATCTCGCCGACCAGGTCGCTGACGGTCACGGTCGCCTTCTGGTGATCCGAGCAGATCAGGATGTCGGACACGACCGGCTCGTCCAGCTGGGCGAGTTCCTTGGCGGGCACATGGTGGAACGCCGCGGCCACATAGCTGTCCGGCAGTTCGGCCTGGACGCTGCCGGACACGGACCCGCGGGGCGGCACGAGCGGCTGAAACTCGCGACCCACCTTCGACAGCGCGTTGCTCATGCAGACGACGACCTTGCCGCGGAGCCTCGTCCGCACGGAGTGAGCCGTCTCGGTCGCCGCGTTCCACGGGGTGGCGATCACGACGAGCTCGCCGTTCGCGGCACCCTGGTTGTCGGAGCTGTCGATCGCCAACGTCCGGTCCGGCCACTTGTCGATGATGGTGTCGCGCACCTCCAAAGCCCGGTACTTGGAGCGCGAGCCGATGGTGATCTCGTGGCCGACGGAAGCGAGTCGGGCGGCCAGAGCCATGCCCGCTGGACCGGTGGCGCCGAGGAGACCGATGTGCATGGTGAACGAGGCTACGGTGCGTCTCTGTCGACGGCGACTCGGCCGACGACCAGGGACGACACCCGGAGGAACCCGCGTGGGGCTGCTGGACGGCAAGAAGATCCTGATCACCGGCGTGCTGACCGACGCCA is a genomic window containing:
- the npdG gene encoding NADPH-dependent F420 reductase; this translates as MHIGLLGATGPAGMALAARLASVGHEITIGSRSKYRALEVRDTIIDKWPDRTLAIDSSDNQGAANGELVVIATPWNAATETAHSVRTRLRGKVVVCMSNALSKVGREFQPLVPPRGSVSGSVQAELPDSYVAAAFHHVPAKELAQLDEPVVSDILICSDHQKATVTVSDLVGEIPGMRPLDAGELSNATAIEAFTAVLLQLNVRYKTRVALKLIGIDDDVD
- the thrS gene encoding threonine--tRNA ligase, producing MSDVISINLPDGSARELPAGATAADLAADIGPGLARDALIAVVDGTEHDLDVVLTDGAVVEIVTPASDSGLHTLRHSTAHVMAQAIVDLHPGTQLAIGPPIEHGFYYDVELPDGQTLSEDDLERIESRMREIVEADQPFVRHELSLDEAVGFFAEEPFKAEIIERVRDGAVTGEDAGEVSGDSISYYANGDITAPGTFRDMCTGPHVPSTARLAHFKLQSVAGAYWRGDVSRPMLQRIYGTAWDSKKALKTHLQMLAEAEKRDHRRLAQELDLVSWPEELGPGLAVWHPKGALIRKIMEDYSRDRHEHGGYEFVVSPHIAKSVLWETSGHLDFYADGMYPPMEMDGATYYPKPMNCPFHVMIYRSRQRSYRELPLRMFELGAVYRYELSGAVHGLLRSRGFTQDDSHIFTTREGFAEEVDSTLQFVLSVLRAFGFDEFQMKLSTRPVEKSVGDDEIWELATDGLRAALEQGDHDYVVDEGGGAFYGPKIDVDVKDAIGRSWQLSTIQLDFNLPERFDLEYVASDGTRKRPVMIHRALMGSIERFFGVLIEHYAGAFPAWLAPTQVRILPVAEVHDDHADAVASRLRAAGFRVDVVGAVEPLGKRVRNGKVEKIPYVLVVGDDDVAADTVGVNKRGEDKPERDVTVDDFIARLATEVDKKV
- a CDS encoding cysteine--tRNA ligase, with the translated sequence MMQLYDTHLGRIVPFEPGPIVTMYVCGITPYDATHLGHAATYVTYDVLQRRLRDLGHETRCVRNITDVDDDILAAAARRGVHYLDLAFGETARFDEDMAALNTIEPWSAPRATGAIPDIRGVIESILDRGLGYVVGGTVYFDTVAAEDFGSLGGLGRDRMQQLAVEWRENPSDPNKRDPLDFIMWRPSDEGEPAWESRWGPGRPGWHVECSALALRELGPTIDLHGGGVDLLYPHHECVRAQSEAATGEPFVRHWMHQSMVHLDGRKMSKSTGNLVFVHDLRDRFDPMAIRLALGAHHYRRPWQWSDQLIDDAVARLDRWRAAGPGSGALEEVRAHLDDDLDVPAALAVVDDAANAGEGVGDAAALLGVDLS
- a CDS encoding lysophospholipid acyltransferase family protein; translation: MSDHRAMQRAVLTVCRPLFASLWRIRTSGLEHIPATGPAIFTPNHTSVIDSFFLPAVLPRPICFVGKAEYLDDWKTRRLFPALGMIPIDRSGGDASTRALDTAAGLLEAGEFFGIYPEGTRSRTGYLHKGHTGAARLSLRTGAPIVPVGILGSRAIQPPDVPMPRPFRPVEIRFGKPIYPASSESVSDTRMRLRQITDEVMFEIRALTGQDYVNEYATKGTQTATETLQVTVDPEMPERRSSADVLRAAAV
- a CDS encoding HIT domain-containing protein; translation: MVEHLWSGWRMAYIEGEPGSEVRNVAVPEGSTLFEAILASPQPDEETFIVWRGEHCFALLNAYPYTSGHVMVLPNRGVPMLADLTDDEHAELWQGVRLASEAITAAYEPMGLNIGANLGKGAGAGFPDHLHVHVLPRWEGDTNFMTAVANTRVLPEALIDSWRRIRDAWPVP